The Silene latifolia isolate original U9 population chromosome X, ASM4854445v1, whole genome shotgun sequence genome contains the following window.
gttttgtgaatGACATTACCCGttacttgctccgacccgtcagACTAACTGTTGTTTCATTTTTACAAGTTCTATTATAAGCTTACGGTAAAATTATTGGTAGTCTTGTGATAAAATTTGCTATGTCTTGAGACAAGATTCCTCAAAACTTTCAATAATATATCctaattttaaaattttgagtCAGTTGAAAATTATCTAATGAGTGTATCTCATGTGTCATTTTTTTatggaaaaaaaaagaagtaaagTGAAAAAGTAGAATTTGAGTTGAGTCTGACGGATAATATATAAAGTCTGAGATGAGTTTGACGAATAATGCAACGATTGTGTTCAAACCCGTTTGCAAGATTTGACTAACCCCAAAATTAGCAAACAACTAGATAGTGCGATACGGAGTATATTACTCCGTATTTAAGTGAATTTGTTAcatcatgtaacatgttattgtAAATTCAAACAAACATTTAGTTAGTTGAATATTCCGTATAactcaatttaattatttcaatAAATGAGTCATTACAAATTTTATTATGCGAATCTATCTCTTAACATACTAATTAGACCTTGAAATAATTAGGTTTATCTGAGATTAGGAATAAATGTTGGTGAATGTTGTGTAGAAAATAGAACACGTACGTACCATACGTTGGTTACTTATATATCACTCAAAGTTGCATGGCATGAGACATTTGTCCGTCCTTAATCATATAATAAAATCCTCAAGATAATGTACATTTTATTTGTTtgcttaataataataataatttacccACGGATCTTCCTGCAAAGGAACACTACTGTTGATTATGTCCATCATCCCTCTCTAAACTAACACACGTTCATTTTCTTAATCCATAATCACATTATTGACGCACCTttagacaataataataatattcctcAGATTCTAATAAATAAGATTATTAGTCAAAATCCAGTTAATTAAATCGCGGATTAATATTGATAGAAACAAGTCGTGAACGCAAATCATAATTAACAGAATTATCGACAATATATTAATTACCAAAACACCATTGTACAATGTACATAAGCATAACCAACTATGCATTTCTTTTgctttatttcatcgtaattcaaattaaaaattaaaaattaaaaataagcgagtttttggtctaaaatggcACGTCAAATCATGGTTTTTCCGTATTTAAAAGTACGAAATCTACAGGTTTGGACGTAATATAATCAAATCTTTTATAAGATTTAATTAAACAACAATATACGGAATCATCAAGCAAGAGGAGGATGTTCATACAGTAAGGATCctctgtcccacttttgtgtcccAATTTGTGTGTCACTCCAATCACCTTATGACACGTCACttgttgcaaaataaaatattgtCATAATTATATTTATTTGGTGATGTGTTAGAAGGTGATTGGAGTGGCACACAGATTGGGACACCAAATGGGATAAAGGATCCCCACTCATGTTCATACACGTTCACAAAGTTGAGTAATTGATTGATGAATATATGTTTATGAATCATAAATTCAAAAGGCATTGAACATAAAAGGCTGCATCCAAATTCAATAGAGAAGGAGACAGTAAACTTATTTGCAATATGAAACAGTCGTACATGTCTACATGTCATATAAAGTTATAGCCAAGGTTGTAAAATTTTAATCAAGGTTAATAATACCTATTTCCAGAAATTCACGTGTATCAAGTCAGTCATCTAAATGATCCACCAGTTAAATGTGTTTTCTTAACTTTAGGAGGGCGTGAAGTGTCTCGAGTAAAATTAATTTACTACATGACTCTCACAAAAAAAATTTTGGTGATTTTGTTTCTTGTACCGTTCAtaccacaaatactatcctacaaccagttgtatagtagcattgtacaaccgccttAAAGTTCTTGGGCTctcacacaaagttgttgagctattttacaaagtTATTGACCTTACTAATTTTTTTCTTaagctcgataattttgttagtagagttcggtaactttataacaaagctcaactacattgaataagttgtatatataATCACTTGTATAATAGATCAACTGCCGTTCATACTCCATATTGTATAGGTATATTTCGACTCAATGACAAATCCAACATTTGAATTTAGGGGAAATGAGTAAAGGAGTAAACGAGAAATATAATAAGATAAACTCGAAAAAAAGTTCGACCTTCAGCATGGTCCACATATATTAAGAGGTTAACATGTAACAACCAGGAGTTACTTTACAGAGGATTTGAAATTGAGcagtatatatataataaattcaCAGTTATTTAGTTTAACGGTGTAATTACTAATTAGTCATTACAACTCAGACAGACGTTGTCAGTCATTCAGTTATAGCTGCTCCAGGAAGTTTGTTAGCAACACTTATTCCTGTACTAGTTCTAGTTAACTTCCTCTCTATCATAAATCCATCTTACATTTAAACCCGACTCGTTGACTTTTACGCTTCCTCAATTAGACCCAcaaaatatttttgaaaattcttAAATTGATTTACCAATTATACCATGAGACTCGGCTTTTCAGTTTTCATTCACTAATGTCCCAACATTAGCCCGAACTTGTGCTCTGTGGACCGGGCACATGTCCGGACTAAATCACCaagaaaaaacaaaatatttgcAAAAAACCGCCACATTACACAATCCGAAACTCAATAACACCGGATAGTTTTATATATACAAACAAGTTTTCACTTGAAGCTCAACAAAACCCGAAACAGCAACATATACTATCAACTCTTAACAAAGACGGAATTCAACAAACTCCTACAAAATTCATCAACATATCAAAGAACAAAAAAAGCTAAACCAAAACACTAGATTAGCCTCTCGCCAATCGTACATCCAAGTAACCATCCAACCGACTCAATTTCTTCCCGATTCTGGCTTGCTTCACACTTTTGTTGAAATTGTCATTATTACCCTTATCAGTCACTTGATGTAGATGCAGTAATGCAAGCATGCTGAGGGTAAATAAAGCAGCGTTTCCAAGAACTCCGCCCATTTTGTCGAGTTGTAGTGTTTTCTTGGCAGAACCGAAACCCGACAACAGAACCCTTACCAGAATGTTTGAGTTATCCCCTTTTGGTACCATAGAATGTTGGGTAGGTGCAGTAGGATGAGGATTGGAAAGATTCTCGGGTCCAGTGAAGTAGCTAGCATCTCGAACATCGCCTACAAAATTTATAGCTTCGTCTATCACTTTGTATTTTTTCCCGTGGTGTTCAGCCAATTTTAAAGCAAGAATCATGCGGCTCTCCTCTAATCGAGCGATTGCAACATCCCTTTCAGCACGTTGTTGCACCTGTACAGTCTGATAgaattaacatacaaaaatagCAGAACTTAGCACCATATAGATAGATATCAGATAAAACACGTTACGCCTACACAGGTCATGATACAAAATCATTGCATGCTGAATGTTTCTTTCAATAAGCAATTATGACAGCAAACGTAAAGCTACAACAGAAAGTCCACCTTAACTGCATCAATATCATAACGTCCATGGTATGAATCTCGATTTGAGACTTGAACTTAATAACGGAGTCGGTTGTCAGAACGATATATCGAAAATTAAAGGATGGTTAAGGATAAGCCAAAATTATCTAAACATATTTACACCAGACAACCACAAGTATTGTTTCTTAATGACAGCATTTGCCAAGTTATGGATATCCGACCTCAACCAAATGGCCTTGTTCGAAAAGATAATATAAACAGAGAAAATGGAATTTTAGAAGCGAGGACAAGAAGTAAGGAACACTCGACAACTCCACGTAGGTGGCAACCAAGCTTAACAATAACATAATCCCAACTTCCACCTCCTACTATAAAAAGAAGACATAAAGAACTGAAGAATATTCTAGTCAAAGAAGACGAAGCAACTAGTGAACAATATCTCCAAATACAGGGAGTACTACCCTACAGTAAAAAGCTTACTACCCTCGTCTTTCCGATGTACCTGTGTTTTAGGGATGGAGTGGATCGAGCTGTGGAAATCTGTAAACTTCTAAAGTTCTACGGAGTACTACATTATTGCCAACACAGATCTAACCTACAGAATTCCAGAAAAATTGGACGACAAGGTTGCGAAGAGCAGCAAACAGAAAAGTAAGGCCAATCTGCATCAAAGCATAggaaagagaggaagaaaagatgGAAAAGAAAATAGGTGAATTCAGATGGCAGTAAATCTCCAGCAATTGATGCAATCTGTACCTCAAATTGGGAAGCTTAATAACCGCTCAGGTACAGTTACCTCCAAACTTGCAATCTACAGGCGGACATGCAGCCTAGCCGCTGGTTTACTCTCTAGAGTGTGTAGACATTTAGCGAACTTTTCAATTACGATTCTCTTTACCCCTATCCAACCACTCAAAGTTTGTTTGGATGCAGTAGCAGGAGAAAACGGGATGGGGATGGGAATGTAATGCCATTCTTCTTTCAAATGTTTCCCGAGTTAAAGTCAGAAGGTTATAAAGTTGGCTGGTAGGAGGGGAGAAAAGATCCCTTCATCTCCCGCCAACGCCCAACCTGCTAACCAAAAAAAGACATTGTCTCCCTCCGCTCCTTATCCCTCTAGCCAAACAACAAGCAATCTTATGTCCCAATTTAGAAACCTTTCAACACACATCAGAGTAACAGGCCAGAAAAACATCATCTGTGGATGGTGTTCACCTTCCAACTTGTGTAGCAACTCCTACCCCTCGACCATGGTATCTCAAAAGTCATAATGAGAGCAAGAGCCTTCTCAGTTAAACAGTGAATTACTTTACCCCATTATTATATGGAGTGTTGGAAAAGGCCTAACATCCATCCTCTCGTTTCCTTATTTTCCCAGATATCACCATCCACCACGGTAGAATTTTTGTGCATGTACATAATGAAACTGACTTGTGTCACTCAATTAGAAAAATCTATGAGTAAGTTGATATCCCTATGCTGCTATGCATTAACATTTAACAATATGTTCAAAAAAAAGCTGTGAATTTGTAACTCAGTACAACTTTATAAAGACTACCGAAACAACAAAGCTGCAGTCTCAAATTAACTTTGTACAAAGTAAAGATTATACAGATTATTCACTCTGCAGTAACAGTGAATGAAGAAAAAACTTTGGAAAACCTCTAGTCTAGAGTAGTACTCCGCAGTAATCAAGAAATGTACCCTCCCCCATTCAACAGATTCTTTACGTTTCATTAAATTATTCCTCACGAAATAATAAAAACGTAAGGAACCTGTTGAATGGGAGATGGGGGGGAGCAAAACAAAGAAGGAACATACTATTGGACTCTCTGTGGCTCGAAAATGGAGGTGAACACACGAGGCAGCAAAATGGTAAGTTAGGTATAAACCAGCATAACTTCTACTATATTCTACTAATAGTAAGTTACTAAACTCGAAAGCTTATGAGGCTGTTTACAAAAGCTATAGCCAATATCTAAAAGAAATCCATAAGAACCTTGAGCAATGAATTGTACTCCTTTGAGAAAATGCGGCATATGCTATCATTATGAAGGCAACTAGTGGTCAACTAAAATCCTAACCCATATGCGCATTAACCCGCTAAAAAGCAAAACCAACAAATAACTATCCCACAATATTGGTCAAGCTCATGACAAACTTATCATTGGATTGTCTCATGGTAAGCTTATCATGAGATAAACTCGTAATGTCAAAACTTGTGACCTTAACCTACGAAACAGGTGGTATTCCTATCCAAGAAGTAAGTCCAGAATGCATAAACATTACAAGCTCAGCCAAAAGACTAAACCCGTCATAGTAATAAACACATTGCCCATTTCCAATTCATCCACTATTATAACTAAAGGTTTATACAGTCAACTACGTCACAATCTCAAAGCTTATCGTACTTGAATCTAACATCAAATTTTAATACTTCGTATgtagcaccccattcttcaattAATTGAGCAAGCTTACAAAACTTGAAACAATATGTTAATGCTTTAGAAGCTTGcaaataaaacacaatataattaaattatatcATAACAATTACGAGGATTTCCCGAACAAAATGAATAAAGTGGCAGACTCTGACTGTCACTTAAAGAATGAAAAAACAGAAAGACAATCATACTCCACCAAATCAGCCAGCACTGATTAGTTGGCTTCATCAATTAAAGCATCATACTCATATTACACAAAATGAATAAATCCAGTTCATCACTGCCAGCCTTTAATCTATCAGGGACTATCATTACACAACATTCTCTCAACCACAAGATCCAAAACCCGGGCATTCTTCAATCGACAAAATCGGGCTCAATCCTGGAAACTAACATCATTTTGGGACTAAGGCTTTGCTGTAACAATAAGGTCTATCGAAAACCTCCTATTAACTAATTGAATTCATCGTCTCAAACTACCTTCGCCAATCTACAACCACATCTGTAACAACATACCCATCAGTTAAATCCATTTCACTGCAGCAAGTATTCAAATTCCCCCCCAGCATATTTCGAAAAATCGAAAAATGTAGTCAAATGGACGGAACCGTTCACAATGTGGCCCTAATAATCAAACATTATACACCAAATCAACCCCACAAAACTAACTAATTAAGAGTACCACCACGGCACTACCTGCCCACAATTGAAAACATCTTAAATTAGCTCATACCCTACAATTATTCAACCTATTAATCAAAACCCACCACCCATTAAATTAATACAAATACTTGTGTAACACCGACTTACACAAGTAACtattccctccgtctcaatcatttatttaccttcaattcaaataaataaataactagGGCAAAGGGACTACTTTTTAACATCGATTGACAATATTAGCATAAAACCGCCTTAcataataaaagaaagaaagaaagaaagactaacaTGAAAAAACTCAAGCTGGTCTTCAAGATGTTCAAGGGCAGAACGAATGGAATTAAGACTCTTCGCTTCCGAAACAGCAGACAAATCCTTATCAATATCCTTAACAAAAACAAACCCATTAGTATTACCTACGTTATTGTCGGAAAAATGGGATTTGTTGTTAAAAAAGGCGGGATTTTTGAGGGATTTAGTGGAATTAAGGAAATGGGTACGAGAAATAGAGTGAATTGCATCACTAAGTTTGTCATGCAAATCCCATATTTTTTCTAAAACTGCTTCAACTTCTTCGATCTCCATTTCCCATTTCATTGTGGGATTAAAGGAGGTCCGAAAATGGAGGGAAATTTGCGAGGCTTAtttggaacatgaagagattagAGAgagttttggaaaaaaaaaaaagagaaaaagtgaAAGGGGTTTGAGTTTGGGTGGTGGACACGTTTGGAATGTTGGATCTTCTTTTGTGTTTTTGCTTAGACTAGAGCCTTCTTGGTAGGGCTGAGAATCGATGCAAGACTAGAACGAAACGGATCTAAAATTTTCGGTTTTGGATTGGATCAAATTCGAAATATTCGATCCGATTCGATCTTAGATCGAAATGAGACCTAAAACTATTATTTTACTATTTTATATAAGATTAATATATTTAAATTTTGATAAATCAATGGATTGAATAATTAGACAATTGTTTTGTATGAaaataattattaatattaatttgTAATGTTTTTTTGAAGTTAAAATgatcattaattttatgattttAAATGATTAGATTTTAAAAGTATAAAATTCAGTCCAGTCGGTCTGAGCTTAAAATaaccggtcttggaccggaccgaATACCGAATACTAAAAAAATTTGGGTCAAGGACAAGACTTAAAAGAACTCGGTCCAGACCAAATGATTCGGCCCATTTCTACGGTTTGAACCTAAAGTTGCTCACCCTACTTCATGGAGTGTTTTTTTTGGGGTCCTGCTATacgtcgtcgacaaattactaaatatcgtcgacaattaacgtaaatttccaagtttgccctccatatcataactccatatccgtctcaccaaaatgcaatttccgtctcaaaacacaaatgcaatttccgtctcactaaaacacaagtcaccgtctcactaaaatatttcaaacaaaaaaagaagtcgggttttgtaattaacaacatgaacgggaacgattttaacaacgattccaacaatgaagctagtaacgaggttagtttacgatttagttttgttaaaaatttatgttttattatcgtttgaatcccgaattaggatagatgccatgaATATAAGCGGAATTATGATAGAATTTGTGACGGATTTATTTGAAAaagcaattaaaaaaaaaaaaaaaaaaaaaaaaattacacgaACTGGGCCTGGACGAAGAGAATTTTCGTCGGGACCGGTCTTGACGAAAAATTCTTTCGTCAACATGGGCCTTGGACGAAAGAATTTTTCGTCCAAAAGCGATGCCCTGGACGAAAAATTCTTTCGTCCAACGCCCATGTTGGACGAAAGAATTTTTCGTCCAGGCctggttttggacgaaaaattctttcgtccaaggcccaattcgtgtgttttttattttttttttttttttttttttttttccggctcgttttgtataaaacaattaaaataattaattcccgtctttgtattatattattttaattttttattttttccgaCAATTCAAATAATTAACGACCGTCTCGTCTTtgtattatattattttaattttttattttttccgacaattcaaataattaacgaccgtctttatattatatttttttcattaatatttctgactcatttttttcattaatattttttatttactCCGACTCTTTCCGaagcaaataattaattaataactaattTATTGAAATGCGTGCGCAGGTGATTAACGATGGAGACGGTATTGATTACTCAGATCATTTTACGACAACCAGATTTTTTGCATCTAGTATTGAAGCGTTTAATTGGGCATATGAGATCGGGCTCCGactcgggtttggtataaaaaAAGCAAGCAACAAGAAAGTTGGTCGTAACACGAATTTGAGACAACGTTATTTTGTTTGTCGGATGGGTGGAAAAGGTCCCGTAAATAAGGATGCCGATTCTTTAATGAGGGGTAACACCGCTACCGCGTGGTGCAATTGCAAATTTTCAATGAAAGTTGTTGAATTAGAAGAGAATAAGTGGCGGCTTGTGATGAGATCCGGGTTTCATAATCATGGTTTAACGTTGTATTGTGGACGGCGATGGATACTTTGCAAAGCTTGATGACGAGGAGTTGGCTTTTATCGATGCCCAAGTTAGAGCTCACGTTAGGCCGGCAATTATTAGTGCGGGTTTGCATCAGCGGAATCCGGAAAAGTCAAGACCTAATCGGCGACAAATCTACAATCGTTCTTTAAAGTAAGGGCGAGGAAAGAGATGGGAGAAACCCAAGACAACAGATGTTAGCACTTGCGGTTCAAAGATAAGTACGTTCATTATTGGGTCACCGATCGGAGACCGATGAGCTAACCCACGTGTTCATGGCTCATCCGAAGCCGTTAAGATGTTTCGATCATACTATTATGTGGTACAGATCGATTCCACGTACAAGACAAATGAataccgtcttccgcttgttgaGATGGTTGGAGTCACACCCGTCGGGAAGAGCTTTGTCATCGCGTTTGCTCTTGTGACGCATGAGTCCGAGGAGAAATATCTGTGGGTACTACGGAAACTGAAGGCCCTGCTCAATGATGCCGTTCAACCTAATGCTATTGTTATTCGATTGCGAGGGAGGTTTGTTGAACGCGATCCCCATTGTTTTTCCCGATTCGTCTCACTTGCTATGTCTTTGGCATATATATTCTAACGTGGAGACGAAAGCACTTGATATCACGGATCAGGATAGTTGGGCTAAGCACGTAACTTATAACTTGTTTACTGCGGTTGTCGAGGCGGAGACCGAAGAAAAGTTTAATGTTGCGTGGGCCAAATTGGCAAGGGAATGGGCGGGAGTGGCGGCTTATATtgagaggcaatggttcccgcactTGGAAAAATGGGCCAAGTATAGAACGAACAAGATAACTCATTTTGGGAATACTTCTACATCCCGGGTTGAGTCGGCTCATGCGAATTTGAAGAGATGGTTGAATAGCGCGAAATGGCGATTGATAGCATCGGATTCGGTTTCATTCTTTGATGGAAACGCAACATGTTGAGATCCGACACTCGTTGGAGTTATCTAGATCGAGGCGGTTGACGGGGATTCAGCGATTATTTTCCAGACTTTCTTTAAAAATATCAAAGAATGCCATCTCGTGAATTGCGTGAAGAATTGAAAGAGGTGCCAAGATGACGGAAGATGCCTTGACGATCGATTGCGGTTGTGTAAAGGCTACTACACTTGGTTTGTTATGTGCTTGTTCACTTCATCGCATTGCTAGAAACGAATCTCGGGTCCCTGTTGATGTGTTACATGCATTTTGGAGGAAGTTGGAGTACGATGGTTCGGAGGCAATGCCGACTTGTGACGATGATCGATTGGAGGAGTTGTTCGATGAAATTCGGAATGCAGATCCTAGTATGAGATCATCCATGTTCGATGCCCTTTACTCTCAGATACATCCGGAACAGGAGGATGTAAACGAGCCTCGGGTGAACGAGAACCCTAGAGGACGTCCGAGTAGGGGAACTCGTAGAGATCCGTCCGCCGTTGAGCATGCACGGGTTCGTGTTCGAGTAGGTACTCCGTCTTCCCAACGTACTCCGTCTAGTACCCCCCCGTTCTACTCCGACGGTTCTGTTACTCGTCGTCTACTCCCCGTTCTACTCCGTCGGTTCGTTTTACTCCGTATAGAACCCCCGGTCCACTCAAACGGGCCGGTGTACACCGTCTACCACCGCTACCATGACTGACTACGGGGAGTTTCGGCACAACGTATTGCGCACTTCTTGAGGTCGACTACACCATTGGTGATTTGAGGTATTTTCCTTATCGTGACTTCCTGCCTTCATTTTTTCACGAGTATGTAGAAGCATGGTTTAATCCTTACGGAGACGGTCATTGTGGTTTTCGAGTTATCTCACATGCTGTTCGGGGTGACCAATCTCATTTCACGATGGCTAGAACAGATTTACTTAGGGAAATTCGTAGTCCCGATTACCGTGATCATATCTATGGCCCAGGGAGATTTGATGCAGAGGTAGATAGAATTACATTTATGGATCAGATACCGTGTGGCTCGGGTCATTGGATGGACGGTTTCGATCTATATGGTTATGCTACGATGTACAATTGGGTGATATGTTGTATTTCTGCATTTGACGATCGACAAAGTCAGCGACATTGGAATGGTAGTTTTACTTATTTGCCTTTACGAGCCCCCCCCGGAGTACGTACCCCATATGGTGTCTTATGGGTATTACATGCGGGAAACCACTATTTGCGGCTCCGGGTACGCCCCTTGTCACCTATGCCTCCATTAGCCCCTTGTTGGGTACATGATGCAAGCGTAGCTCATTATAATGGCCTGTATCGACATCAGTTTCGTGTATGGCGCGATTTCGCGATTTCATCTTAGCTTTTATTTGTCCGATTATTGTATCTTTTATATTATATATCCGAATATTGTac
Protein-coding sequences here:
- the LOC141618448 gene encoding plastid division protein PDV1-like isoform X1; the encoded protein is MKWEMEIEEVEAVLEKIWDLHDKLSDAIHSISRTHFLNSTKSLKNPAFFNNKSHFSDNNVGNTNGFVFVKDIDKDLSAVSEAKSLNSIRSALEHLEDQLEFFHTVQVQQRAERDVAIARLEESRMILALKLAEHHGKKYKVIDEAINFVGDVRDASYFTGPENLSNPHPTAPTQHSMVPKGDNSNILVRVLLSGFGSAKKTLQLDKMGGVLGNAALFTLSMLALLHLHQVTDKGNNDNFNKSVKQARIGKKLSRLDGYLDVRLARG
- the LOC141618448 gene encoding plastid division protein PDV1-like isoform X2, whose amino-acid sequence is MKWEMEIEEVEAVLEKIWDLHDKLSDAIHSISRTHFLNSTKSLKNPAFFNNKSHFSDNNVGNTNGFVFVKDIDKDLSAVSEAKSLNSIRSALEHLEDQLEFFHVQQRAERDVAIARLEESRMILALKLAEHHGKKYKVIDEAINFVGDVRDASYFTGPENLSNPHPTAPTQHSMVPKGDNSNILVRVLLSGFGSAKKTLQLDKMGGVLGNAALFTLSMLALLHLHQVTDKGNNDNFNKSVKQARIGKKLSRLDGYLDVRLARG